GTCGGTCTCGACAAAGGATCCCTCAGGAGTACTCCCGTAGACCTCATCGGTTGACACATGGACAAAACGGTCGATCCCGTGCGCAAGCGCTGCGTCCAGCATCGTAAAGGTCCCAAGCACATTGGTCTTCACAAAGACTGAACCATCGGCGATGGACCGATCCACGTGACTCTCCGCCGCGAAGTGGACAATGGTATTGATATGGTATTGATCCAGGACGCCATCCACAGCTGACCGATCACAGATGTCGCCCTGCACAAACGTGTAGCGGGGATCGTCCTTTATATCTTTGAGATTTTCCGTGTTTCCTGCATAGGTGAGGACATCCAGGTTTGTGATCGAAATATCGGGATGACTCTCGAGCATGTGGCGGATAAAGTTGCTGCCGATAAAACCGCAGCCCCCGGTGACGAGCAGATGCATCTTCTCTCACTCCCAAAATGGATTAGCCGTGTTTTACGCCGGGGACAAGGCCCCAGTCGTAGGGTATTTCGTCAGTGTCGGGTGGCAATCTGAATTCATCCGGATCAGCATAGTTATAGGGGAGCGTGGGGACACTTACGAAGAAGGCAGTTTCATCTCCGATTGCCTTGAATCCATGATATACTCCTGGCGGCACGGTGATAAGAGCCGGATTTTTCTCCCCGATGAAGAGTTCGATAAGGTTTTGGTATGTAGGTGAATCCTCCCTGCCATCATAAAGAGCGACCTTCATCATCCCGTGGACACAGGTGAAGTTGTCCGTCTGCTTCTTGTGGTAGTGCCATGCCTTGACAACACCGGGATATGCTGTTGTACAGTACACCTGCCCAAACTGTGTGTAAATTTCATCATCAGAACGCAGGATTTCCATCAACCACCCGCGTTCATCGGGTATGACTTTTAGTTGTTTGATATACACCCCGTTTATATCAGTATTCATTGACACTGGATTGCACTTAATGTATATAAATCCACACGTGCACAAATAGCTATTAGATAAAATTAATGTCAAATAATGTTTGCAGATAAATAAATAATATTTTAATATCTTAAATGTTCATTATCCATCAATTATCTGAATATTTCAACTAATTCTTCCAATAGTAAGAGTAGATTTGATCTATCGTTATTGATCTGATGTTCATTGTCCCAGTTGTTATTAACTGGTATTTGGTCTGGCAGAATGAAGATTATATTTTCTCATTGCTCTGACTTTGCTTAACTCTGCTCTGGGATCCACTTCATCCAGGAATAAGAGAGATACAATGGCAATAACAATTCTCTCTATTTGATTCTATCCTGATAATTCTGAATATGGTAGTTGAACCCGACCGCATGGAGGGAAAATATAAATCTGTGTCCGGGTTTTGCAAATGGATCTGGATGGATCAGGGAATAAAACCGGCGCAATTGTCTCTAAAGGAACACCACAAACCTGGTGATGTGAAAGAGTGAACGAAAGGTCATTTAATTAATTGTTGCAAGAAGTGGGTTCGATGAATTTTTTGGAAATAGAAATATTAGAATACGCGTTTTTCTCCCAAATACCCGATTAGAGTTATTGCATAATGTTCAGAATGGAACAGATTCCCGTTCTTATGAACAAAAAAAGAGTGTTGATCTAATCTTCATTCATCGGTAACTGTGATGAATTCTGATTTCTGTTCAAAGTCAATTCCTTCTTCATTGAGCACAACGAGTGTTACCCGGTATGTACCTGGCTCTGTGTAGGTATGTGTTGGGGCCTGCTCAAATGTGGCTTCCCCGTCTCCAAAGAACCATGTCCATGAATCGGGGATGCCCTCGCTCATGTCAGTGAAAGATACCTGTAATGGTGCTGGCCCTGTTACCTGGTCAGCATCAAACGCTGCCACAGGTTCGGTAGGTACCGGAGCGTCTACGGATATGTAGCTGGTTTTTGTTTCGATGTCTGATCCATCAGAATTTGTAACTTCCAAAGTGACAGTATATGTACCTGCTTCGGTGTAGGTGTGTGACGGATTCTGTTCATTTGCCATCCAATCGTCACCAAAGTTCCATAACCATGTGTCAGGACTGTTAATGCTTTCATCTGAGAAGATAACTTCCAGCGGTGCGGTTCCTGATACAACATCCGCACTGAACGCTGCTTCTGGAGGATTCAGAACTGGTGCTGGTGTAAAACCAGCAGACCATGCAACTGCTGCATCAAATAATGCCCAGCCATCCGTTGTCAGCATTGAGGGAGATGTATCATAAAGGAAGAAGCCCACACGCTTTGCGGGGGCGTTCATACCCACCATTGCTGCACCCTTTTCATACCCATAAACAACGTATTTGTTTGGGTCATCTGAGAGAGATGCTACGGCGGCGCAATCATTGCCTGGTACACCGTAAGCCTGAAGATTATCTCCACTGGTCACCGTAACGGTGCCACTCAGGCCGGCCGCTAGTGGATGAGACTGGTCAGTAATCTGCACCTGGGTCTGACCTGTTTCCCAGTTATAATCTTCTGACAGGACAGGGCCGGTCATTTTCATATCGTCAGAGATTTCAGGTTCCCAGGTAATTACCGGGACTGATACGTCCACGAATTTGCTGTTGACGTATCTCGATAAGACAGTGGAAGAAATAATGACCAGATCCTTACCTTCTGCATCTGAGGCCGAGCTGGCATAATCGTCCACAATTGCCAGTGTATAACCATTGGCTTCAAGCTGGCTCTTTACTGCTGTATCACCTGCATTCAGGTCTGTATTACCAACAACAAACAGCACCTCACAAGAGGGCTCAACCGGTGTTGGTGTTGGTGTTGGCGTTGGTGTTGGCGTTGGTGTTGGCGTTGGTGTTGGCGTTGGTGTTGGCGTTGGCGTGGTACTTACAGACCATGCAACTGCTGCATCAAATAATGCCCAGCCATCCGTTGTTAACATTGTGGGGGATGTATCATAAAGGAAAAAGCCCACACGCTTTGCGGGGGCGTTCATACCCACCATTGCTGCATCCTTTTCATACCCATAAACAACGTATTTGTTTGGGTCATCTGAGAGAGATGCTACACCGGCGCAATCATTGCCTGGTACACCAAAGGCCTGAAGATTTTCTGCACTGGTCACCGTAACGGTGCCACTCAGGCCAGCCGCTAGTGGGTGGGACCGGTCGGTAATCTGCACCTGTGTCTGGCCTGCCTCCCAGTTATAATCTTCTGACAGGACAGGGCCGGTCATTTTCATATCATCATAGATTTCAGGTTCCCAGACAATTACGGGGACAGATACATCCATGAACTTGCTGTTGACTTTCTTTGATAGGCAGCTTGAGGAAATGATAACCAGTTCCCTACCATCTGCATCCTGGGCAGAGCTTTCAGCATCGTCCACGACTGCCACTGTGTAACCGCTGTCTTCAAGACGGTCTTTTACCGCTGCATCATCAGCAGTCAGAGTGGTCTTCCCGACGACAAACAACACCCCTCCAGAGGGCTGGATCGGTGTTGGTGTTGGTGTTGGTGTTGGTGTTGGTGTTGGTGTTGGTGTTGGTGTTGGTGTTGGTGTTGGTGTTGGTGTTGGTGTTGGTGTTGGTGTTGGTGTTGGTGTTGGTGTTGGTGTTGGTGTTGGTGTTGGTGTTGGTGTTGGTGTTGGTGTTGGTGTTGGTGTTGGTGTTGGTGTTGGTGTTGGTGTTGGTGTTGATGAAACAACATTACAGTTTTCGATCTGGACTGCGCCAGAAGGAATCGCACTGGTCAATGTAACTCCTGTTGAACCTACCGGGAGTGTATTTGATAGTATTTCAACATCATGAATGAGTGTGCTGCTGGTGTCAGATCCATCAAAGACAATCGGTTTAGCAACATCCGACACAATACTCCCGGTGTAATCCGAGTCTAAAGAATTGTACACTTTGATAACATTTGATGCCTGGTTCCCTGATGCGTGGATATCAAAGCTAGATCCTGGCCTGATTCTATCAAGTTCTATGGCAGTTCCATCAACGCCTGCTGCATTAGTCACAACCAGGTTTTCTATCTGAGCCTGCGTCAAATATTCTTTTGAGCCTATATAGAGGCCTCGTCCATTTGAGTTTGTACTCGTGCAATCCTTCATCACAATGGGATTATTGGGCCAGGTGTTGATGATGAAGAACGAGGCTGGCTTATACTGGGAAAAGTCGTTTCTTGTAATTGCAGTATTTTCATCAGTGCAATTGTATAATTTCACCCCAGATCCATCATCGATGAAAAATCCGGCTAAACCGTTCCCCTCCGTATGACAGTTCTGCAATGTGACATCTCCCCTTCCAATGAAAAATCCAGACATGAAATCCTGTTTGAATGTTGTTGGATATGGTTTCTGTCCATTGTTGTTCGCTATACAATCGGTAAATATGATATCAGTGCCAATTCCAGAATATTCTATGTGGAAACCTGATTCCCAGCATCCTTCCGCAATGCACCTTGTTATCCTAAGATTTTCAATATCATGCTCATTTTTTATTAAAAATCCTCCGACCCATTCATAAACCCGTTCATATTTTCCACAGTTGATCGCCTGACAATCCGTATACCGAATGTTTCGTATCAGTTTGTATGTGCCACTGGCAGAAGTTCTGAACCCCCATCCGCCACTATCAATGGCCTTGCAGTTTATAAACTCAATGTCTTCGATAATTTTGTTGTATCCGCTTGAATCGGACGATTGCACCAAGAACACAGCCATCTGAGTCGTATCGCATGTTCCGGTCAAATCATGGACGGCACAATGTCCCGCCCTTATGGTGATGACCCCCCCGGTGCCCCAATTGCGGGATTTTCCAGAATAATAAAATTTTTCGAGTGTGACATATTCTTTGTCAACGATAATTGATCCATTTTTCGTTAACTTCAGGAATGTTTTCGAATCACCCTGTCCGCTGAGTGTGATACCTGTCTGAGGATAAATCACTTCATCACAAATGAATGTTCCTTCGGAAAGGATCACCTCGCCCCCCTGGGGAAGTGCATTAATTGCCGCATTAATCTCATTCTGGTCATGAATTCCGTCACATACATAGTCAGCCTGACTTTTCCATAGTTCGCTGCTATCGCTTGCAGCAACCAGAAGCGAGGCTGCACTTACCGCCTGTACAAGGCAGATAAGAAATGCCGCTCCCAAGAGCAATTTGGTCACATGTTTTTTCATAGTATGACATCACCTCATGTCATTGGTGATATGTGCGTGTGATATACATATGAATATATCTATCTTGTTACGGGGGTTCATATCACACATGCAAATATATACTGCATATCCTTGGCGATTATCAGTACATGATAAATGTAACAAAAATTAATGCAAAAATTTAAATAATTAAATATTTGTGGGATATAATATCTTCTTTCAATCTCTTTGAGGATTTGGAATTATCTTTTGAAATTTTACGATATTTGATATGCCTTTCTTCCTAAAATTCACGCATCAAAAATGAATGCCCTCCATCACTATGATATAAAATATTGCCAGAGCCTTGCCATTTAATTATTACAAATTTCATTATGTTTGGATTTGTATCAATAATTAATATTGAGGAAAATAGCTAAAATCTAAAATTATGGCATCTAACCACTTTCTTTCAGATACCATAAGATTCATTCCCAACATCTCTTTTGACGATTTCAGTAGTAAGCGTCCCCCGATTTATGATTCTTTAAGAACTTTCATAGAGTGATTCCCTCCATTCTTAAAATCCAAACCATTTTGATGGTTATTCAACCCAGACATATCTCTTCTCGCCCCCCCCGGGTTTTTCTCACCCAAATCACGTTCTGAATATGTC
Above is a window of Methanogenium organophilum DNA encoding:
- a CDS encoding PKD domain-containing protein; the encoded protein is MKKHVTKLLLGAAFLICLVQAVSAASLLVAASDSSELWKSQADYVCDGIHDQNEINAAINALPQGGEVILSEGTFICDEVIYPQTGITLSGQGDSKTFLKLTKNGSIIVDKEYVTLEKFYYSGKSRNWGTGGVITIRAGHCAVHDLTGTCDTTQMAVFLVQSSDSSGYNKIIEDIEFINCKAIDSGGWGFRTSASGTYKLIRNIRYTDCQAINCGKYERVYEWVGGFLIKNEHDIENLRITRCIAEGCWESGFHIEYSGIGTDIIFTDCIANNNGQKPYPTTFKQDFMSGFFIGRGDVTLQNCHTEGNGLAGFFIDDGSGVKLYNCTDENTAITRNDFSQYKPASFFIINTWPNNPIVMKDCTSTNSNGRGLYIGSKEYLTQAQIENLVVTNAAGVDGTAIELDRIRPGSSFDIHASGNQASNVIKVYNSLDSDYTGSIVSDVAKPIVFDGSDTSSTLIHDVEILSNTLPVGSTGVTLTSAIPSGAVQIENCNVVSSTPTPTPTPTPTPTPTPTPTPTPTPTPTPTPTPTPTPTPTPTPTPTPTPTPTPTPTPTPTPTPTPTPIQPSGGVLFVVGKTTLTADDAAVKDRLEDSGYTVAVVDDAESSAQDADGRELVIISSSCLSKKVNSKFMDVSVPVIVWEPEIYDDMKMTGPVLSEDYNWEAGQTQVQITDRSHPLAAGLSGTVTVTSAENLQAFGVPGNDCAGVASLSDDPNKYVVYGYEKDAAMVGMNAPAKRVGFFLYDTSPTMLTTDGWALFDAAVAWSVSTTPTPTPTPTPTPTPTPTPTPTPTPTPVEPSCEVLFVVGNTDLNAGDTAVKSQLEANGYTLAIVDDYASSASDAEGKDLVIISSTVLSRYVNSKFVDVSVPVITWEPEISDDMKMTGPVLSEDYNWETGQTQVQITDQSHPLAAGLSGTVTVTSGDNLQAYGVPGNDCAAVASLSDDPNKYVVYGYEKGAAMVGMNAPAKRVGFFLYDTSPSMLTTDGWALFDAAVAWSAGFTPAPVLNPPEAAFSADVVSGTAPLEVIFSDESINSPDTWLWNFGDDWMANEQNPSHTYTEAGTYTVTLEVTNSDGSDIETKTSYISVDAPVPTEPVAAFDADQVTGPAPLQVSFTDMSEGIPDSWTWFFGDGEATFEQAPTHTYTEPGTYRVTLVVLNEEGIDFEQKSEFITVTDE
- a CDS encoding dTDP-4-dehydrorhamnose 3,5-epimerase family protein, producing MNTDINGVYIKQLKVIPDERGWLMEILRSDDEIYTQFGQVYCTTAYPGVVKAWHYHKKQTDNFTCVHGMMKVALYDGREDSPTYQNLIELFIGEKNPALITVPPGVYHGFKAIGDETAFFVSVPTLPYNYADPDEFRLPPDTDEIPYDWGLVPGVKHG